The following proteins are co-located in the Polystyrenella longa genome:
- a CDS encoding DUF167 domain-containing protein, which produces MLLPTISDHPDGLILPLKVSPKAKRNGVTGIHDDQLKISVTAVPEKGKANLAVLKLLAKELSIARSQLEILRGDTSPQKQVLLRNISRDELESQLTSLLQE; this is translated from the coding sequence ATCATCCTGACGGTTTGATTCTGCCACTCAAAGTGAGTCCCAAGGCGAAAAGAAACGGAGTCACGGGAATTCATGACGACCAGCTGAAAATCTCCGTCACTGCCGTTCCCGAAAAAGGAAAGGCGAATCTGGCCGTTTTGAAATTGCTGGCCAAAGAGCTATCCATTGCCCGATCCCAGTTGGAGATTCTGCGGGGCGACACCTCTCCGCAGAAACAAGTTCTCCTCCGAAATATTTCCCGAGACGAACTGGAATCACAGCTGACAAGCCTGTTGCAGGAGTAA
- a CDS encoding outer membrane protein assembly factor BamB family protein — translation MPQRLVFWLFACSLILTFAIAADSLQAEDWPQWRGPSRDGISNETGLNFNWEQNPPKLLWKTEGLGNGYASVAVVGDRIYTTSNGEVSQALLAIDANTHQRLWASKMTDHVPKHGYDGSRCTPAVDGDYLYVIPSNGKIICMKTADGEIVWEKDFAEEWDGKMMSSWGFSESPLVDGDWVLCTPGGNDAMIVALDKLTGEEVWKSKAPTGEKGNDGAGYASIQISNAAGIKQYVQMGGHGAFGVRASDGELLWSYNPVANGTANIPDLLVDGDYIFCSTSYNTGAAYLHLTKDGEGVKATEQYFLRPNTFQNHHGNMILLGDYVYAGHGHKNGFPICIKTDSGDITWGGKIRGPGTESAAIIYADGHLIFRYQSGEVAAIKATPDGYELSGSFTPDVVNAPAWAHPAIANGKLYLRDQETLMVYDLAN, via the coding sequence ATGCCGCAACGACTCGTTTTCTGGCTATTTGCCTGTAGTCTGATTCTTACTTTCGCTATTGCTGCCGACTCACTCCAAGCGGAGGACTGGCCACAGTGGCGTGGTCCCAGTCGTGATGGCATCTCCAACGAAACGGGGCTCAATTTTAATTGGGAACAAAACCCACCCAAACTTCTCTGGAAAACAGAAGGCCTTGGTAACGGATACGCTTCCGTCGCCGTCGTGGGCGACCGCATTTATACCACCAGCAATGGTGAAGTCTCTCAGGCACTCTTGGCTATTGATGCCAACACTCACCAACGACTCTGGGCGAGCAAAATGACCGACCACGTACCCAAACACGGATACGATGGTTCCCGCTGCACCCCCGCCGTCGATGGCGACTATCTGTACGTAATTCCGTCCAATGGAAAAATCATTTGTATGAAAACCGCTGATGGTGAAATTGTCTGGGAAAAAGACTTCGCCGAAGAGTGGGACGGCAAAATGATGTCGAGCTGGGGATTCTCAGAGTCGCCACTCGTCGACGGTGACTGGGTCCTCTGCACCCCTGGAGGAAACGACGCCATGATCGTCGCTCTGGACAAATTGACGGGGGAAGAAGTTTGGAAAAGCAAAGCCCCCACCGGCGAAAAAGGGAATGATGGTGCTGGGTATGCTTCAATCCAGATCAGCAATGCTGCCGGAATCAAACAGTACGTGCAAATGGGTGGTCATGGTGCTTTTGGTGTTCGAGCCAGCGATGGCGAACTGCTCTGGTCTTACAACCCGGTCGCCAACGGAACAGCCAACATCCCCGACTTGCTCGTCGATGGCGACTACATTTTCTGTTCGACCAGTTACAACACGGGAGCTGCCTACCTGCACCTCACCAAGGATGGCGAAGGCGTCAAAGCAACGGAACAATACTTCCTGCGTCCCAATACATTCCAGAACCATCACGGCAACATGATTCTGCTGGGAGACTACGTCTACGCCGGACACGGTCATAAAAATGGCTTCCCCATCTGCATTAAAACCGACTCGGGAGACATCACCTGGGGCGGAAAAATCCGGGGGCCTGGAACCGAGTCTGCCGCGATTATCTACGCGGACGGGCATCTGATCTTCCGATATCAATCGGGAGAAGTCGCGGCAATCAAAGCAACTCCCGATGGCTACGAACTTTCCGGTTCATTCACCCCGGATGTGGTCAACGCACCCGCTTGGGCTCACCCGGCGATCGCCAACGGTAAACTGTACCTTCGCGACCAGGAAACATTGATGGTTTACGACCTTGCCAATTAA
- a CDS encoding STAS domain-containing protein — protein MATSRHLRMTLHNWDDYTVLDLIGVEIWDGADLALLRDTQSDLVMNKKCRLMGVNMEHVKYIPSGFFGMLYDWHEYGVKIRLYNPQPHVAEMLWFRQFFKRIGENTYALQGKPRYDLVPQDSSDWTADADWLEAETMSTKN, from the coding sequence ATGGCAACAAGTCGACATTTGCGCATGACGCTTCACAACTGGGATGACTACACCGTACTCGACCTGATCGGCGTCGAAATCTGGGATGGGGCAGATCTGGCTCTACTACGAGATACACAAAGCGATCTCGTCATGAATAAGAAATGCCGCCTGATGGGCGTCAATATGGAACACGTCAAATATATCCCGAGCGGATTCTTTGGCATGTTGTATGACTGGCACGAATATGGCGTCAAAATTCGCCTCTACAATCCTCAACCCCACGTCGCAGAGATGCTCTGGTTCCGGCAGTTCTTCAAACGAATTGGCGAGAACACTTATGCTCTGCAGGGGAAACCCCGCTACGATCTTGTCCCCCAGGATAGCAGCGACTGGACTGCCGATGCAGACTGGTTGGAAGCGGAAACGATGTCTACCAAAAACTAA
- a CDS encoding polyprenol monophosphomannose synthase: MNRRILITLCTYNERENLEQLIPEIRMSLPEAHILVVDDKSPDGTGALVKEMQQDNPALFLIERSGKQGLGTATVAAFRWGIEKEFDYLINMDADFSHPPRYLPDLVKAMDDADVAIASRYVEGGEIEGWGLKRHLMSRGINCYARLLLRLKTKDNSGSYRCYRVSRLAELDFDKIVSRGYAFQEEILYRCNRIDCRFVEVPFLFEERRHGSSKINGMEAVTALGNLFRLGMENVLRVDVRRDQN; encoded by the coding sequence TTGAACCGCCGAATTCTCATTACGCTTTGTACCTACAATGAACGCGAAAATCTCGAACAGCTCATTCCCGAAATTCGCATGAGTCTGCCGGAAGCACATATTCTGGTCGTCGACGACAAGTCTCCCGATGGAACTGGTGCACTCGTTAAAGAAATGCAACAGGACAATCCGGCTCTGTTTCTGATTGAACGATCGGGCAAGCAGGGATTGGGGACTGCAACGGTGGCAGCCTTTCGCTGGGGAATCGAAAAAGAGTTCGATTACCTGATTAACATGGACGCCGACTTCAGCCATCCACCCCGTTACCTGCCGGATCTGGTTAAAGCAATGGACGATGCCGATGTCGCCATTGCCTCTCGGTATGTTGAAGGTGGAGAAATCGAGGGCTGGGGACTCAAACGGCACCTGATGAGTCGAGGAATCAACTGCTATGCCCGCCTGTTGCTGCGGTTGAAGACGAAGGACAACAGTGGTTCCTACCGTTGTTATCGGGTCTCCCGTCTGGCGGAACTCGATTTTGATAAAATCGTTTCCCGCGGTTATGCGTTTCAGGAAGAGATTCTCTATCGCTGTAATCGAATTGATTGCCGTTTCGTCGAGGTCCCTTTTCTATTCGAGGAACGTCGCCATGGTTCTTCGAAGATCAATGGAATGGAAGCAGTAACGGCCTTGGGGAACTTGTTCCGCTTAGGGATGGAGAATGTCCTTCGCGTCGATGTCCGACGAGACCAGAATTAA
- a CDS encoding tetratricopeptide repeat protein, giving the protein MKMTLFIRRLCFLLLITGLVVSESVTGGSSARADGLRHLYPSMFGPIVPPYAYGNYGYGRGGHHGHRHGHGYGRGGFYGSYRGRGLGIRTPPGVNRFVIRAPIAIAPYTYYYGNNFLPYSGYYGNSYYGSGYSGYLGNPYYTNDSYYRGNNWGINNFYGNNFNVPQSTTYPTPAAIALENLRMKKEVEENRKEWIQKIPGMPDRVIIAVRPSAPEDNLKSVRAQALGDGAMRRGEFGRAYEYYERSVKQSSDKAEFRISLATVLAATGRFDTALKQIETAAKLEPNMEKLPRTLDQIFREEGANEREILISNLYGWTEEDQDDPNRLMLMGTFLALDGKPQDARAFLEVATATAEEDDVALAFLTPIRGEAEVLDEEAANAEPIPYPDLPPPGYGVLAVSPEEASYYKPDTPGDELPQPPPPSAGPNPVSNGIDTGPQFPD; this is encoded by the coding sequence ATGAAGATGACATTATTTATACGCCGACTATGTTTTCTGTTATTGATCACCGGGTTGGTCGTCAGTGAAAGCGTCACTGGTGGTTCCAGCGCCAGGGCAGACGGATTGCGCCACCTCTATCCGAGCATGTTCGGCCCGATTGTGCCCCCGTACGCTTACGGGAATTATGGATATGGTCGCGGAGGCCATCACGGTCACAGGCACGGCCACGGATATGGACGTGGCGGATTTTATGGCTCCTATCGTGGACGAGGACTGGGGATTCGTACCCCTCCCGGCGTGAACCGGTTTGTGATCCGTGCTCCCATCGCTATTGCTCCCTACACGTATTATTACGGAAACAACTTTCTGCCTTACTCAGGTTATTACGGAAACAGTTATTACGGTAGTGGGTATTCCGGATATTTAGGGAACCCCTACTACACAAACGATAGCTACTATCGCGGCAACAACTGGGGAATCAATAATTTCTATGGGAACAACTTTAATGTTCCCCAGTCGACAACCTATCCCACTCCGGCTGCTATCGCTCTTGAAAACCTCCGCATGAAGAAAGAGGTGGAAGAGAATCGGAAGGAATGGATCCAGAAGATACCGGGAATGCCGGACCGGGTGATTATCGCCGTGCGTCCTTCGGCTCCGGAAGACAATTTGAAGAGCGTTCGTGCTCAAGCTCTGGGAGATGGAGCGATGCGACGGGGCGAATTTGGTCGTGCCTATGAATACTACGAACGCTCCGTTAAGCAATCGAGTGACAAAGCCGAATTTCGCATCAGTCTGGCCACTGTTCTGGCGGCGACCGGTCGATTTGATACGGCGCTCAAGCAGATTGAAACAGCGGCGAAGCTTGAACCGAACATGGAAAAATTACCACGAACTCTCGATCAAATTTTCCGGGAAGAAGGAGCTAACGAGCGTGAAATTCTGATTTCAAATTTATATGGCTGGACCGAAGAAGATCAGGATGATCCTAATCGGCTGATGCTGATGGGCACCTTCCTCGCTCTCGATGGAAAACCACAAGATGCTCGGGCATTTCTGGAAGTGGCTACTGCGACAGCGGAAGAGGACGACGTCGCCCTTGCCTTTCTGACGCCCATCCGGGGAGAAGCGGAAGTCCTTGATGAAGAGGCTGCCAACGCGGAACCCATTCCCTACCCGGACTTACCTCCTCCAGGATATGGGGTGCTTGCCGTGTCTCCCGAAGAAGCCTCTTACTATAAACCTGACACACCAGGCGACGAGTTACCTCAACCCCCGCCCCCCTCAGCAGGCCCGAATCCGGTTTCTAACGGGATCGATACTGGACCACAATTTCCTGATTAA